From one Bradyrhizobium sp. Ash2021 genomic stretch:
- a CDS encoding pentapeptide MXKDX repeat protein: MKTASRALFLASAVIISLGAASAPAVFAQDKMSHDTMKKDDAMSHDSMKKDNAMSHDTMKKDDAMSHDAMKKDDAMSKDAMKKDEAKK; encoded by the coding sequence ATGAAAACCGCCTCTCGTGCTTTGTTTCTCGCTTCCGCCGTCATCATCTCGCTGGGAGCAGCGTCTGCGCCTGCTGTTTTCGCGCAAGACAAGATGTCGCACGATACCATGAAGAAGGACGATGCGATGTCCCACGATTCCATGAAGAAGGACAATGCAATGTCTCACGACACCATGAAGAAGGACGATGCGATGTCTCACGATGCCATGAAGAAGGACGATGCAATGTCCAAGGACGCCATGAAGAAGGATGAGGCGAAGAAGTGA
- a CDS encoding sigma-70 family RNA polymerase sigma factor: MITHETELKTLMLASQRGDAAAYRTLLAKLALRLRAYYERRMIGAGRGAEEAEDLVQETLLAVHLKRHTYDPDALFTPWLHAIARYKLIDHLRSNKMSRMDVPIDDHQELMAADDHASTEGTHDMAKLLGRLPRKTRQAIEAVKLEGKSVAETAVRYGMSESNVKISIHRGLKALASFIG; encoded by the coding sequence ATGATTACTCATGAAACCGAATTGAAGACGCTGATGCTGGCAAGCCAGCGCGGTGATGCGGCCGCCTACCGCACGCTGCTCGCCAAGCTCGCACTTCGTCTTCGCGCCTACTACGAGCGCAGGATGATAGGGGCGGGACGCGGCGCCGAGGAGGCGGAAGACCTGGTCCAGGAGACGTTGCTGGCGGTCCATCTGAAGCGCCACACCTACGATCCCGATGCGCTGTTCACGCCCTGGCTTCATGCGATTGCGCGCTACAAGCTGATCGACCACCTTCGCAGCAACAAGATGTCGCGGATGGATGTCCCGATCGACGATCATCAGGAATTGATGGCGGCGGACGACCACGCGTCGACCGAAGGGACGCACGACATGGCGAAACTTCTCGGCCGGCTACCGCGGAAGACACGTCAGGCGATCGAGGCCGTCAAGCTCGAAGGCAAGAGCGTCGCCGAAACCGCCGTGCGCTACGGCATGTCGGAATCGAACGTGAAGATCAGCATTCACCGCGGCCTGAAGGCGCTGGCCTCCTTCATCGGCTGA
- a CDS encoding TolC family protein → MSSSISICGRATIVLLVGLSGCTIHPPGEFEERAAAVQMGKPFEKPTEIREIPPLPANPTSDRLVEYALLNNADLEQRYWDWRSAIEQIPQDATQTTTVNVAAASTITNGHTSWGSSSLTLGNDPMTDIKWPGKLDAAAKQTLENARATGRRFIKAKYDLRYKVLRAYYDYALNAELIRLEQSNQRLLLTIAKVAEDRNRAGSTSGQRDVLKSSNEADLSGNDIANMRSQLPSQRAAINALLSRPAGAPLPVPTKLPASRRMVYRAEDLVEMAAKQNPELVALADEIRGRGEGIRLAELQYVPDFNLSLGTDLMGVTQSLLAQATIPIFRYEALNAAIAQAEAKLRASEAMRRQVGNDLTAQVIADIAIIRDAGRQLDLFDHTILPRARQVVSVARTAFETGDASQTDAASLLNLLDDQRSLIAIERLAAKLRITQATYLAELESITTSDLTSLPHTDTRAAAQ, encoded by the coding sequence ATGAGTAGTTCTATTTCGATTTGCGGGCGTGCGACGATCGTGCTCCTGGTTGGACTGTCGGGCTGCACCATCCACCCTCCCGGCGAGTTCGAAGAACGCGCTGCGGCCGTGCAGATGGGGAAGCCATTTGAGAAGCCAACCGAAATCCGCGAGATACCACCACTTCCGGCAAACCCAACATCCGACCGGTTGGTCGAATACGCATTGCTCAACAACGCTGACTTGGAGCAGCGCTATTGGGATTGGCGGTCGGCGATCGAGCAGATTCCGCAGGACGCCACCCAGACCACGACGGTCAACGTGGCGGCCGCATCAACCATCACCAACGGACACACCAGTTGGGGAAGCAGTTCGCTGACCCTCGGCAACGATCCCATGACGGACATCAAGTGGCCGGGCAAGTTGGATGCGGCCGCCAAGCAAACACTGGAGAACGCACGGGCCACGGGCCGGCGCTTCATCAAGGCCAAATACGACCTGCGGTACAAGGTGCTCCGCGCCTACTACGACTACGCATTAAACGCAGAACTGATCCGCCTGGAGCAGAGCAATCAGCGATTGCTCCTGACAATCGCGAAGGTGGCTGAAGACCGTAACCGCGCCGGCAGCACATCCGGCCAGCGAGATGTGCTGAAGTCGAGCAACGAAGCGGATCTGTCGGGCAACGACATCGCCAATATGCGATCGCAGCTACCGAGTCAGCGGGCAGCGATCAATGCGCTCCTGAGTCGTCCCGCAGGTGCGCCATTGCCCGTTCCGACGAAACTGCCGGCGTCGCGACGGATGGTCTATCGGGCCGAGGACCTGGTCGAAATGGCGGCGAAGCAGAACCCGGAGTTGGTCGCGCTCGCCGATGAGATTCGTGGTCGCGGCGAGGGAATACGCCTTGCCGAACTTCAATACGTTCCGGATTTCAATCTGAGTTTAGGCACCGACCTGATGGGGGTCACACAATCACTCTTGGCGCAGGCAACGATCCCGATTTTCCGCTACGAGGCGCTCAATGCGGCCATTGCGCAGGCCGAAGCCAAGCTCCGCGCCTCCGAGGCCATGCGCCGCCAGGTCGGCAATGACCTAACGGCACAGGTGATTGCGGACATCGCGATCATTCGGGATGCCGGCCGTCAACTCGACTTGTTCGACCACACCATCCTTCCGCGCGCGCGCCAGGTCGTTTCCGTCGCCCGGACCGCATTTGAAACGGGCGACGCGTCTCAAACGGACGCCGCTTCGCTGCTCAATCTTTTGGATGATCAACGATCGTTGATTGCCATTGAACGTCTTGCTGCCAAGCTCAGGATCACGCAAGCGACCTATCTCGCGGAGCTTGAGTCAATCACAACCAGCGATCTAACGAGTCTCCCTCATACGGACACCCGAGCGGCAGCCCAATAG
- a CDS encoding CusA/CzcA family heavy metal efflux RND transporter: protein MIARLIDWSARNLMLVLIGVVFVVAAGVYSLQHSALDAIPDLSDTQVIVYTEYQGQAPQVIEDQVTYPLTTAMLTVPKSKVVRGFSFFGVSFVYIIFEDGTDIYWARSRVLEYLNAAARKLPAGVTPTLGPDATGVGWVYQYALQSKDKSLANLRSLQDWTIRYGISKAEGVAEVASVGGFVKQYNIIVDPNRLKALDIPLSKVRDAVRGSNMDVGGRTVEMSEFEFVVRGRGYVKSLADLSNIVLKVDKGTPVLLKDVARIELGPDERRGITELNGEGEVASGIVLQRFGQNALDVIDNVKARLAEMASALPKDVQIIPVYDRSNLIHSAIETLKRTLTEESIVVALVCIVFLLHVRSALVAIVMLPVGILMAFSAMKVLGIGSNIMSLGGIAIAIGAMIDGAIVMIENAHKHLERAPPDKPRLEVLIEAASEVGPALFFSLLIITVSFLPIFTMESQEGRLFSPLAFTKTFSMAAAAILSITLVPALMVLFVRGKIIPEHKSPINRFLIWIYRPLIRGVLKAKTLTIVLAVAALAVSLWPARQLGTEFMPSLNEGTLMYMPTTLPGISVTKAAELLQTQNKIIKTFPEVESVYGKSGRAETATDPAPAEMFETVVNLKPKELWPAGLTVDGLIAKLDKALQFPGVSNAWTMPIKARTDMLATGIRTPIGIKVLGTDLVEMDKLARQIETVVKTVPGTSSAYAERVIGGYYLDVVPNREALARYGLMVSDVQDTVSSALGGETLTTTVEGRERYGVNVRYPRDLRSDPQSIARDVLISMPGGGTVPLGEVAAIKLTRGPTSIRTENGQLAVYIFVDIRDRDLGGYVADAKAAVAASVQFPPGNYVVWSGQFEYLERATARLKIVVPVTLLIIFLLLYLNFRRLTETLIVMLSLPFALVGGFWLMWWLGFNMSVAVAVGFIALAGVAAETGVIMLIYLDQAMKELHAERLAEGRPFTRDDLNQAIMLGAVERVRPKMMTVVAIMAGLIPILWSTGTGSEVMQRIAVPMIGGMISSTILTLVVIPAVYALIKGFGLPRAPADAVPVEAEISQHASASALQRAEAAE, encoded by the coding sequence ATGATCGCACGCCTTATCGACTGGTCGGCCCGCAACCTGATGTTGGTTCTGATCGGCGTGGTCTTCGTTGTGGCAGCCGGGGTCTATTCGCTGCAACACTCGGCGCTTGACGCCATTCCAGACCTCTCCGACACCCAGGTGATTGTTTATACAGAGTATCAAGGTCAGGCACCGCAGGTCATCGAGGACCAGGTCACCTATCCGCTGACGACGGCGATGCTGACCGTCCCGAAGTCCAAAGTCGTGCGGGGATTCTCCTTCTTCGGCGTTTCGTTCGTCTACATCATCTTCGAGGATGGTACCGACATCTATTGGGCGCGCTCGCGTGTTCTCGAATATCTCAACGCGGCTGCCCGCAAATTGCCGGCGGGTGTCACACCCACTTTGGGACCGGATGCGACCGGCGTCGGATGGGTCTATCAATACGCGCTGCAGTCCAAGGATAAATCCCTGGCCAACCTGCGATCTCTGCAGGACTGGACCATCCGCTACGGTATCTCAAAGGCGGAAGGCGTCGCCGAAGTCGCAAGCGTCGGCGGCTTCGTCAAACAATACAATATCATCGTCGATCCGAACCGGTTGAAGGCGCTGGATATCCCGCTTTCGAAGGTGCGCGATGCGGTCCGCGGCAGCAATATGGATGTCGGCGGCCGCACGGTAGAGATGTCGGAATTCGAATTCGTCGTGCGGGGGCGTGGCTACGTCAAAAGCCTCGCCGACCTCTCGAACATCGTTCTGAAGGTCGACAAGGGCACGCCGGTTCTGCTGAAGGACGTTGCGCGGATCGAGCTTGGCCCGGACGAACGCCGGGGCATTACCGAACTCAATGGCGAGGGTGAGGTCGCCAGTGGCATCGTCCTGCAACGTTTTGGCCAAAACGCGCTTGACGTCATTGACAATGTGAAGGCGCGTCTGGCCGAAATGGCGTCGGCCTTGCCAAAAGACGTGCAGATCATACCGGTCTATGACCGCTCCAATCTCATTCACAGCGCGATCGAGACGCTCAAGCGAACGCTCACGGAAGAAAGCATCGTCGTCGCGCTGGTCTGCATCGTGTTCCTGCTGCATGTGCGCAGTGCACTCGTCGCCATCGTCATGCTGCCGGTCGGCATCCTGATGGCGTTCAGCGCCATGAAAGTGCTCGGCATCGGCTCGAACATCATGAGCCTCGGCGGTATCGCGATCGCCATCGGCGCTATGATCGATGGCGCCATCGTCATGATCGAGAACGCTCACAAACATCTCGAACGCGCGCCGCCCGATAAACCGCGCCTGGAGGTCCTGATCGAGGCGGCGAGCGAAGTCGGTCCCGCGCTGTTTTTCAGCCTGCTGATCATCACAGTGTCGTTTCTGCCGATCTTCACCATGGAGTCGCAGGAAGGGCGTCTGTTCAGCCCGCTGGCTTTCACCAAGACCTTTTCCATGGCAGCGGCCGCGATCCTCTCGATCACGTTGGTCCCGGCGCTCATGGTACTTTTTGTGCGCGGCAAGATCATTCCGGAGCACAAGAGTCCGATCAATCGGTTCCTGATTTGGATCTACCGCCCGCTGATCCGCGGGGTGTTGAAGGCCAAGACGCTGACGATCGTGCTCGCGGTTGCCGCATTGGCGGTGAGCCTCTGGCCGGCTCGGCAACTCGGAACAGAGTTCATGCCGAGCCTCAATGAAGGTACGCTGATGTACATGCCGACGACGTTGCCCGGTATTTCCGTGACCAAGGCGGCGGAACTTCTTCAGACCCAGAACAAGATCATCAAGACGTTTCCCGAGGTGGAGTCGGTCTATGGCAAGTCCGGACGCGCTGAGACCGCGACCGACCCTGCTCCGGCCGAGATGTTCGAGACCGTCGTCAACCTCAAACCCAAGGAGCTGTGGCCTGCCGGCCTGACCGTCGACGGCCTGATTGCCAAGCTGGACAAGGCCCTGCAGTTTCCCGGCGTTTCCAACGCATGGACCATGCCGATCAAGGCCCGCACCGATATGCTCGCGACCGGCATCCGTACACCAATCGGCATCAAGGTTTTGGGTACCGACCTTGTCGAGATGGACAAGCTGGCGCGACAGATCGAAACTGTCGTGAAGACCGTACCTGGTACATCGAGCGCCTACGCGGAGCGCGTGATCGGCGGTTACTATCTCGACGTCGTTCCTAATCGCGAGGCGCTTGCGCGCTACGGCCTCATGGTCAGCGACGTACAGGACACCGTATCGTCCGCACTTGGCGGAGAGACTCTTACCACCACCGTCGAGGGCCGCGAGCGCTACGGCGTCAATGTGCGCTATCCGCGGGATCTGCGCAGCGATCCCCAATCGATCGCGCGCGACGTGCTCATTTCGATGCCGGGTGGTGGGACCGTCCCGCTGGGAGAAGTTGCCGCGATCAAACTGACGCGCGGTCCGACGTCGATCCGGACCGAGAACGGTCAGCTCGCCGTGTACATCTTCGTGGACATCCGCGACCGCGATCTCGGCGGTTACGTGGCCGACGCCAAGGCGGCTGTCGCTGCCAGTGTGCAGTTCCCGCCTGGGAATTACGTGGTCTGGAGCGGACAGTTCGAATATCTGGAACGCGCTACCGCGCGGCTCAAGATCGTTGTGCCCGTGACGCTGCTGATCATCTTCTTGCTGCTTTATCTCAATTTCCGTCGACTAACCGAGACCCTGATCGTGATGCTGTCACTGCCGTTCGCGCTGGTTGGCGGATTTTGGCTGATGTGGTGGCTTGGTTTCAACATGTCGGTCGCAGTGGCCGTAGGCTTCATTGCGCTGGCAGGCGTCGCGGCGGAGACCGGCGTGATCATGTTGATCTATCTCGATCAGGCGATGAAGGAGCTTCACGCGGAGCGGCTCGCGGAAGGCAGGCCGTTCACGCGGGACGACCTCAACCAGGCCATCATGCTCGGCGCGGTCGAGCGTGTCAGACCCAAGATGATGACGGTCGTCGCCATCATGGCCGGCCTTATTCCGATCCTCTGGAGCACCGGCACCGGCTCGGAGGTCATGCAGCGCATCGCCGTGCCGATGATCGGCGGCATGATCTCATCGACGATCCTGACCCTCGTTGTGATCCCGGCCGTCTATGCCCTGATCAAGGGCTTTGGGCTGCCACGTGCGCCGGCTGATGCCGTTCCCGTTGAAGCCGAGATCTCGCAGCACGCGTCGGCAAGCGCCCTACAACGTGCGGAAGCAGCGGAATGA
- a CDS encoding efflux RND transporter periplasmic adaptor subunit — MRRSVGLLLIVSAILAAGLVGLTVGRSNGPLPESLSAVLPAAARPGPAEPAATGPIVYYRDPDGLPEYSQTPKKTSSGKAYLAVRGSEDVSFEEKVPEAKVPEAMAAKSGGTHRVKYYRNPMGLPDKSDTPKKDNMGMAYLPVYEDENDQEDDSSVKVSAGKLQKAGVQTEVAERRTLNTMVRAPGTVEEDERRRSVVSLRFEGFIDAVENVTTGTHVHKGQPLMRIYGPNLSSAAAEYLSALNARPDAGISSQALKGARRRLENLDAPEKFIADIERTREVPVYVTWPAPQDGEIVDRMAVNGMRAAPGDVLFRIVDHDVVWVMADVAERDLGLIEVGQKVIVRPRAHPDHPFTGKVTVIYPHLKMETRTARIRIELPNRDDVLLPDMYADVEIATGTEAPVVTVSSSAVIDSGDRQIVLLDKGDGRFEPRSVKVGRRGGDRVEIMEGLAEGDKVVVSANFLIDAESNLKAALNGLDTGEKSQ; from the coding sequence ATGAGAAGATCAGTTGGCCTTCTGTTGATCGTATCCGCGATCTTGGCTGCCGGATTGGTCGGATTGACCGTCGGGCGATCCAATGGTCCGCTCCCGGAATCGCTATCCGCAGTACTGCCCGCAGCAGCAAGACCGGGTCCGGCTGAGCCGGCAGCGACCGGACCGATCGTCTATTACCGCGATCCGGATGGCCTGCCCGAGTATTCGCAGACGCCAAAGAAGACATCCTCAGGCAAGGCATATTTGGCTGTCCGCGGCAGCGAAGACGTAAGCTTCGAGGAGAAAGTTCCGGAAGCCAAAGTTCCAGAAGCCATGGCTGCGAAGAGCGGCGGCACGCATCGGGTCAAATACTATCGCAATCCTATGGGCCTGCCCGACAAGTCTGACACGCCCAAGAAGGACAATATGGGTATGGCCTATCTGCCCGTCTACGAGGACGAAAACGATCAGGAGGACGATTCGTCGGTCAAGGTCAGCGCGGGCAAGCTACAGAAGGCAGGTGTTCAAACCGAGGTCGCGGAGCGGCGTACCCTGAACACGATGGTCCGTGCCCCGGGCACCGTTGAGGAAGACGAGCGCCGCCGATCGGTGGTGTCGCTGCGTTTCGAAGGTTTCATCGACGCCGTCGAAAATGTCACCACAGGCACGCATGTTCACAAGGGCCAGCCGCTGATGCGCATCTACGGCCCGAACCTGTCGAGCGCCGCCGCCGAATATCTTTCAGCGCTCAATGCCCGCCCGGACGCGGGCATCAGCAGCCAGGCACTGAAAGGCGCGCGCCGGCGCCTTGAAAATCTGGATGCCCCTGAGAAGTTCATTGCTGACATCGAGCGTACGCGCGAAGTGCCGGTCTACGTGACTTGGCCCGCGCCGCAGGACGGCGAAATCGTGGATCGGATGGCCGTCAACGGCATGCGGGCGGCACCGGGCGACGTGCTGTTCCGGATCGTCGATCATGACGTCGTCTGGGTGATGGCCGACGTCGCGGAACGCGACCTGGGACTCATCGAAGTCGGGCAAAAGGTCATCGTTCGACCACGGGCGCATCCGGATCATCCCTTCACCGGGAAGGTTACTGTGATCTACCCGCACTTGAAGATGGAGACCCGTACCGCGCGAATACGAATCGAGCTGCCCAATCGGGACGATGTGCTGCTTCCGGACATGTATGCAGATGTCGAAATTGCCACTGGAACGGAAGCTCCTGTTGTGACGGTGTCCAGCAGCGCCGTCATCGACAGTGGGGACCGGCAAATCGTGCTGCTCGACAAGGGCGACGGCCGTTTCGAGCCCCGTTCGGTGAAAGTCGGACGCCGCGGCGGCGACCGAGTCGAGATCATGGAAGGACTCGCCGAAGGCGACAAGGTCGTGGTGTCCGCCAATTTCCTGATCGATGCCGAAAGCAATCTTAAGGCCGCGCTCAATGGCTTGGATACCGGGGAGAAATCACAATGA
- a CDS encoding FixH family protein → MKNFNYARAVQAALIGIAIIGSVTGARADVKDYEFQLVDQTVRKGDAIISVRLVHKSDGKPVPDAVIFATRLDMAPDGMQEMATRIAPMPSTEPGVYKFKASVSMAGGWQLSLGAKVQGETGTIENKLVLKAIP, encoded by the coding sequence ATGAAAAACTTCAACTATGCGCGTGCCGTCCAGGCCGCGCTGATCGGCATTGCCATCATCGGTTCGGTCACGGGCGCCCGCGCCGACGTCAAGGACTACGAATTCCAGCTGGTCGACCAGACCGTCAGGAAGGGTGACGCGATCATCTCCGTTCGCCTCGTCCATAAGTCGGACGGCAAGCCGGTGCCCGATGCGGTGATTTTCGCGACACGTCTGGATATGGCCCCTGACGGCATGCAGGAGATGGCGACCAGGATTGCGCCTATGCCCAGCACGGAGCCCGGCGTTTACAAGTTCAAGGCGTCCGTGAGCATGGCCGGAGGCTGGCAGCTTTCGCTCGGCGCCAAGGTGCAAGGCGAAACCGGGACTATTGAAAACAAGCTGGTCCTGAAGGCAATACCGTGA
- a CDS encoding EAL domain-containing protein — protein MQLVDQKKRSSQEELEPVLYAALIDSMCQNFWPMLFGSVCSAVAALLTALKTGNVWLWPCAVLIIGIGTIRAFQMRKYERRTAVLTFEQAKHWEPRYAIGAMIYAGVLGVWCFLTIFGNDDAVAHMVCVAVTIGYTAGGAARNYGSPKLIQYHILLACGPMSLALALHGGFYYVGLAVLLVLFFIGLKGINLSLHAIFVKALTSSFREAALAGQFDTALNNMPHGLCMFRADGRLAVMNHRFSEMMNLSDKLVQRGGSASDIIDACVSAGSISAPSGRMILAEIENTQTRDMITTDPDIARNRSLSWTFQPMAGGGAVVLLEDITERRDAEARISHLARYDELTELPNRVNFRDEIGRLLSIQQGADQLSALLFVDLDQFKQVNDTLGHPCGDQLLCAVAGRMREMLRPEDFVARFGGDEFVVFQQNIRSHEDAAVLARRIVDRLSERYRIDNHLVEIGASVGIAMTTAGVSADTLLKNADMALYRAKADGRGTFCFFREEMAQTVEARRILELDLRKALANEEFELFYQPLVNLKSGRIATCEALLRWNHPVRGTVSPIDIIPVAEDMGLIVDLGRWILRKACMECMKWPEAVSVAVNFSPQQFHQRDVLSEVRYALEVSGLPAHRLEIEITESSLLRNTQITHDVLSQLHSLGVRISLDDFGTGYSSLSYLHNFPLQKVKIDRSFLEGIDTDRPLTLLRGVARLSADLGMSVVVEGIETTEQLELISADGAVTEAQGYLFSRPVPAVRIRQLLNASHGRRAPDDQLIAVSSRSIA, from the coding sequence ATGCAGTTGGTCGATCAAAAAAAGCGAAGCAGCCAGGAAGAACTCGAGCCGGTTCTTTACGCGGCGCTGATCGATTCCATGTGCCAGAATTTCTGGCCCATGCTGTTCGGCTCGGTCTGCTCCGCCGTCGCGGCGTTGCTGACCGCGCTCAAGACCGGGAACGTCTGGCTATGGCCGTGCGCGGTTCTGATCATCGGAATCGGCACCATCCGCGCCTTCCAGATGCGCAAATACGAAAGGCGCACGGCGGTGCTGACATTCGAACAGGCGAAACATTGGGAGCCGCGCTACGCGATCGGCGCCATGATCTATGCCGGCGTGCTCGGCGTCTGGTGCTTCCTCACCATTTTCGGCAACGACGATGCGGTCGCGCACATGGTGTGTGTCGCCGTGACGATCGGTTACACCGCCGGCGGCGCGGCCCGCAACTACGGCAGCCCGAAGCTGATCCAGTATCACATCCTGCTGGCATGCGGCCCGATGTCGCTGGCGCTGGCCCTGCACGGCGGTTTCTATTACGTCGGCCTTGCCGTGCTGCTGGTGCTGTTCTTCATCGGATTGAAGGGCATCAACCTCAGTCTGCACGCCATCTTCGTCAAGGCGCTGACCTCGAGCTTCAGGGAAGCGGCGCTGGCCGGACAGTTCGATACCGCCTTGAACAACATGCCGCACGGGCTGTGCATGTTCCGCGCCGACGGCCGCCTTGCGGTCATGAATCATCGCTTCAGCGAAATGATGAACCTGTCGGACAAACTGGTGCAGCGTGGCGGCAGCGCGTCCGACATCATCGACGCCTGCGTCAGCGCCGGATCGATCTCGGCGCCGAGCGGCCGGATGATCCTCGCGGAGATCGAGAACACGCAGACGCGCGATATGATAACGACCGACCCCGATATTGCGCGCAACCGGTCGCTTTCCTGGACCTTCCAGCCGATGGCGGGCGGCGGCGCGGTGGTCTTGCTCGAAGACATCACCGAGCGGCGCGACGCGGAGGCCCGGATCAGCCATCTCGCGCGTTACGACGAACTGACCGAGCTTCCCAACCGGGTCAATTTCCGCGACGAGATCGGGCGTCTGCTGTCGATTCAGCAGGGCGCCGATCAATTGTCGGCGCTGCTGTTCGTCGACCTCGACCAGTTCAAGCAGGTCAACGACACGCTGGGGCACCCCTGCGGCGACCAGTTGCTGTGCGCGGTTGCCGGCCGCATGCGCGAGATGCTGCGGCCCGAGGATTTCGTGGCGCGATTCGGCGGTGACGAATTCGTCGTGTTCCAGCAGAACATCCGTTCCCACGAGGACGCCGCCGTGCTCGCCCGGCGCATTGTCGATCGCCTGAGCGAGCGTTACAGGATCGACAATCATCTGGTCGAGATCGGCGCCAGCGTCGGCATCGCCATGACGACGGCCGGCGTCAGCGCCGATACGCTGCTGAAGAACGCCGACATGGCGCTGTACCGCGCCAAGGCCGACGGCCGCGGCACCTTCTGCTTCTTCCGCGAGGAGATGGCGCAGACCGTCGAAGCCCGCCGTATCCTGGAGCTCGACCTGCGCAAGGCGCTGGCGAACGAGGAATTCGAGCTGTTCTATCAGCCGCTGGTCAATCTCAAGTCGGGCAGGATCGCGACCTGCGAAGCGCTGCTGCGCTGGAATCATCCGGTGCGCGGCACGGTTTCCCCGATCGACATCATTCCGGTCGCCGAGGATATGGGCCTGATCGTCGATCTCGGCCGCTGGATTCTGCGCAAGGCCTGCATGGAATGCATGAAGTGGCCCGAAGCCGTCAGCGTCGCGGTCAATTTCTCGCCGCAGCAGTTCCACCAGCGCGACGTGCTGAGCGAGGTGCGCTACGCGCTCGAGGTCTCCGGCCTGCCGGCGCACCGCCTCGAAATCGAGATCACCGAATCATCCCTGCTGCGCAACACCCAGATCACCCACGATGTGCTGTCGCAACTGCATTCGCTCGGCGTGCGAATCTCGCTGGACGATTTCGGCACCGGTTATTCGAGCCTGAGCTATCTGCATAATTTCCCGCTGCAGAAGGTGAAGATCGATCGCTCCTTCCTGGAGGGCATCGACACCGACCGTCCGCTGACGCTGCTGCGTGGCGTGGCGCGGCTTTCGGCCGACCTCGGAATGTCGGTCGTGGTCGAGGGTATCGAGACCACCGAGCAGCTGGAGCTGATCAGCGCCGATGGCGCGGTGACCGAAGCGCAGGGCTATCTGTTCAGCCGGCCGGTTCCGGCGGTTCGGATTCGTCAGTTGCTGAACGCCTCGCACGGCCGCCGCGCGCCGGATGACCAGCTGATCGCGGTGTCCTCGCGCTCGATCGCCTGA
- the tolB gene encoding Tol-Pal system beta propeller repeat protein TolB, whose protein sequence is MAFRLNRRQLVSGMVSLGVLAGAPVRSAFAQGPKQVPVQGGDFAPLPIAIPNFVAGTPGDAEVGAGVSQVITNNLKRSGLFAPIDQAAYIERISNIDAAPQFQSWKSINAQALVTGRMTRQPDGRLKAEFRLWDVNTTQQLTGLQYFTSPEYWRRIAHIISDQIYERLTGEKGYFDSRVVFVDETGPKERRVKRLALMDQDGANVRYLTKGADLVLTPRFSPSTQEITYMEFGQGDPRVYLFNIETGQREIVGNFPGMSFSPRFSPDGQRVIMSLQQGGNSNLFVMDLRSKSTTRLTDTPAIDTSPSYAPDGTRLCFESDRGGKPQIYVMPATGGPAQRISFGDGSYSTPVWSPRGDYIAFTKQGGGQFAIGIMKTDGSGERILTSGYHNEGPTFAPNGRVLMFFRDPGGNGGPSLFTVDISGRNEQRVPTPGFASDPAWSPLLS, encoded by the coding sequence ATGGCGTTTCGCTTGAATCGCCGCCAGCTTGTTTCCGGCATGGTTTCGCTCGGCGTCCTGGCAGGCGCTCCGGTTCGCAGCGCGTTTGCGCAAGGGCCAAAACAAGTGCCCGTCCAGGGTGGCGATTTCGCGCCGCTTCCGATCGCGATCCCGAATTTCGTGGCGGGAACGCCAGGAGACGCCGAAGTCGGCGCCGGCGTGTCCCAGGTCATCACCAACAACCTCAAGCGCAGCGGGTTGTTCGCGCCGATCGACCAGGCCGCCTACATCGAGCGCATTTCGAATATCGATGCGGCACCGCAGTTCCAGAGCTGGAAAAGCATCAACGCGCAGGCGCTGGTCACCGGCCGCATGACCCGGCAGCCCGATGGCCGCCTGAAAGCCGAATTCCGCCTCTGGGACGTCAACACCACCCAACAACTCACCGGCCTGCAATATTTCACCTCGCCGGAATACTGGCGCCGGATCGCGCACATCATCTCCGATCAGATCTACGAGCGTCTGACCGGCGAAAAAGGCTATTTCGACAGCCGCGTGGTGTTCGTCGATGAAACCGGACCCAAGGAACGCCGCGTCAAGCGGCTGGCGCTGATGGATCAGGATGGCGCCAATGTGCGCTATCTGACCAAGGGCGCCGACCTCGTGCTGACGCCGCGGTTTTCACCGTCGACCCAGGAAATCACCTATATGGAGTTCGGCCAGGGCGACCCGCGCGTCTATCTGTTCAATATCGAAACCGGGCAGCGCGAGATCGTCGGCAATTTCCCCGGCATGTCGTTCTCGCCGCGGTTTTCGCCGGACGGCCAGCGCGTGATCATGAGCCTGCAGCAGGGCGGCAATTCCAACCTGTTCGTGATGGACCTGCGCTCGAAATCGACCACGCGCCTGACCGATACGCCGGCGATCGACACCTCGCCGTCCTATGCGCCTGACGGCACGCGGCTGTGCTTCGAATCCGACCGCGGTGGCAAGCCGCAGATCTATGTGATGCCGGCAACCGGCGGACCGGCGCAACGCATCTCCTTCGGCGACGGCAGCTATTCGACGCCGGTCTGGTCGCCGCGCGGCGACTACATCGCCTTCACCAAGCAGGGCGGCGGGCAATTCGCCATCGGCATCATGAAGACCGATGGCTCGGGCGAACGAATCCTGACCTCCGGTTATCATAATGAAGGGCCGACCTTTGCGCCGAACGGCCGGGTGCTGATGTTCTTCCGCGATCCCGGCGGCAATGGCGGACCGTCGCTGTTCACCGTGGACATCTCCGGACGCAACGAACAGCGCGTTCCGACCCCCGGCTTCGCGTCCGATCCGGCATGGTCGCCACTGTTGTCCTGA